A window of the Gemmatirosa kalamazoonensis genome harbors these coding sequences:
- a CDS encoding PadR family transcriptional regulator, which yields MRVDLPQGTLETLVLKTLTWGPMHGYGVGRWIERTSDDSLIVEEGSLYPALHRMEKRGWIAPDWRQTENNRRAKYYVLTDEGRRQLASQTQRWSYLVASIGRVLEASTP from the coding sequence ATGCGCGTCGACCTGCCGCAGGGCACCCTCGAGACCCTCGTCCTCAAGACCCTCACCTGGGGGCCGATGCACGGCTACGGCGTCGGCCGATGGATCGAGCGCACCAGCGACGACTCGCTCATCGTCGAGGAAGGGTCGCTCTACCCCGCGCTCCACCGCATGGAGAAGCGCGGCTGGATCGCCCCCGACTGGCGGCAGACCGAGAACAACCGCCGCGCGAAGTACTACGTGCTCACCGACGAGGGACGTCGACAGCTCGCCAGCCAGACGCAGCGCTGGTCGTATCTCGTCGCCTCGATCGGCCGGGTCCTCGAGGCCAGCACGCCGTGA